CGCTGGCCGCGACCGCGAAGCGCTACGGCCACCTGCAGGAGGTCATCGTCCAGAACTTCCGGGCCAAGCCCGACACGGCGATGCGGCGTGCACCCGAGCCGTCGCTGGATGACCTGCTCGCCACGATCGCGGTTGCACGGCTGCTGCTGCCGACCAAGGTGCACCTGCAGGCCCCGCCCAACCTCTCGCCGGCCGACGAGGCGCGGATCGCTGCGGCCGGGATCGACGATTGGGGTGGCGTGTCCCCGGTAACGCCGGATCACGTCAACCCCGAAGCGCCCTGGCCGCACCTGGACGACCTGACGGACCGGACCGCGCAGGCCGGGAAGGTCCTGACCGAGCGGCTCTGCGTCTACCCGGAGTTCGTGCGGAAGCCCGACCCATGGCTGGCCGGGCAGATGCGCGTGCCGGTGCAGGACTTGGCGACGCCTGAGGGACTGGCACGGACGGGACACCAGCCCTCTCCCCAGACGTGGCAGGCACCGGACATGCTGGCGGCGGGTGCTGACGACCGCTGGACGGCCGCCGAGGCGGGAGACGGCGTGACCGGCTGGTCCCGCGGCCAGGGGACCCTCAGACCCGATGCCGGGGACGTCTACGGGGACACCGGGCTGATCGCGGCCGAGACCCTGAGCGCGGCTCGACCGCCGCGAGATTCTGCGCGATCGTGGAGTTCCTCGGCCAGAGCCGAAGGACTGCGCGATCGCGCGTCAAGCCTCGCCGAGATCCAGCCCATCCTCCACCGCGCGACCGCCGGGACCCCACCGACGCAGGACGAGGCGGAGGTGCTCTTCGCAGCCGAGGGGGAGGCACTCGACGCCGTCGTCCGGGCGGCCGACCAGGTCCGCCGAGACCGCGTCGGCGACACCGTCACCTACGTCGTCAACCGCAACATCAACTTCACCAACGTCTGCTACGTCGGGTGCCGCTTCTGCGCCTTCGCCCAACGCCGGGACGACCCCGACGCCTACACCCTGTCCCTCGACGAGGTCGCCGACCGGGCCGAGGAGGCCTGGGCCTTCGGTGCCACCGAGGTCTGCATGCAGGGCGGCATCCACCCGGACCTGCCGACGGACCACTACGCCCAGATCATCCGGGCCGTCAAGGACCGGGTCCCCGAGATGCACGTCCACGCCTTCAGCCCGATGGAGGTCGTGACCGGAGCCACCCGCTCGGGCGTGTCGATCCCCGTCTTCGTCAAGGAGCTGGCCGACGCCGGCCTGGACACCATCCCCGGCACCGCCGCGGAGATCCTGGACGATGAGGTCCGCTGGGTGCTGACCAAGGGCAAGCTGCCGACGTCCGCCTGGATCGAGGTCATGCAGGCGGCCCACGCCCAGGGCATCCGCTCGACCGCCACCATGATGTTCGGCCATGTCGATGAGCCACGGCACTGGGCGGCGCACCTGTGGCTCCTCCGCCGGCTGCAGCTGGAGAGCCACGGGGCCGGCCACCGGGGGTTCACCGAGTTCGTACCGCTGCCGTTCGTCCACGAGCAGTCCCCCATCTACCTGGCGGGTGTGGCCCGACCGGGCCCCTCCTGGACCGACACCGTGAAGGTCCACGCCATCGCCCGCTTGGTCCTGCAAGGGGCCATCGACAACGTCCAGCTCTCGTGGGTGAAGCTCGGCACCGAACGTGCGGTCGAGCTGCTGAACGCCGGGGTGAACGACCTCGGCGGCACGCTGATGGAGGAGACCATCAGCCGGATGGCCGGGGCGGACCACGGCGTCCGCAAGGACCCGGAGGAGCTGCGAGCAATCGCCGCCGCGGCCGGCCGGCCAGCCGCCGAACGCACGACCGACTACAGCCGCATCGAGCCCAGCGGCATTCGGTACCAGCTCGTGTCACCGACCTGACGCGGACGCGGTGTCGGGGCGAACACCTCGTCCCGCGTGATCTATCGTAGGCCCCGATGTGGCTGCTCCTCGTGAGAGACCTGCGCTTCCGGCGGTCTCGGATCATCTTGACCAGCCTCGGGACCGGACTGGTCCTCACCATGGTCCTGATCGTCACCGGGATCTCAGGGGGGTTCGATGCGGCCGCGCGAGACACCGTCACGACGCTTCACCAGGGCCCGTGGCTGTTGCCCGAGGGCGTCACGGGGCCCTTCACGTCCGCCTCGGCGTTCCCCGTGTCCGAGCTTGGCGACCTGCCACCGGACGTCGAGGCCACCCCCACCGCCATCACCCGGTCGGTTGCGCTGGACGAGAACGCCGTCTCGCAGGACGTCGTGCTGATCGGCCTCCCGGTTGGGACGATCGTGGGCGGCCAGATGGTATCGGAGCTGCTGATCACCAGCGAGGAGGCGGGCTTCGAGGGTGGGAGCGAGATCACGGTCGGTGGGAGGCTTGCCAACGTGGCGGACGGCGTTCCCGGGCTGACGCTCTTCGCCGGAACGCCGATCGTGATCGCCCCGCTGCCGTTCGTGCAGGCCGCCGTGTTCGAAGGGGCGGACGTCGCCACAGCGGCGTTCCTCAGCGGCCGTCCCGTCCCGGCACCGAGAGGCTTCGCCGTCCTCAGCCGTGACGCCGTGATCGCGGACTCCCTGCGCTCCGTATCCGACGCCAACGACACGATCGCCATCGTGCGGGTGCTGCTGTTGCTGGTGGCCGCGATCCTGATCGGCGCCGTCGTCTACGTCTCAGCCTTGGAACGCCGTCGTGAGTTCGCCCTGCTGAAGGCGGTCGGTGCGCGCGGGCGGCGACTCATGGTCGGGGTCCTGACGCAGGCGCTGGTCATCGCCACGATCGGATCGTTCATCGCCGTGGTGCTCGAGGTGTTGCTGAGCGGCGCGTTCCCGATGGCCGTATCGGTTGACGGTGCGGACTACCTCACCTTGGCGGTCATCACCGTCATCAGTGCCGCTGCTGCCAGCCTGGTCGGCCTGCGTCACATCCTCGGCGTGCGGGCAACCGACGCCCTCGACGACCGATGACCGCTACAGGAACAGCCGTCGCGGTCGACGCGGTCACGGTCCGCTACGACAGCGGAGCGGCGGCGGTCACGCCGCTGGAGGACTTCTCTGTCCAGGTCCGCCCCGGTGAGCTCGCGATCCTCCTCGGACCATCCGGGTGCGGCAAGT
This region of Euzebya tangerina genomic DNA includes:
- a CDS encoding bifunctional FO biosynthesis protein CofGH, with amino-acid sequence MSQPRLPSPDSMRRALARADAGKTLNTAEGAVLIGARGEDLDRLMGIASRVRDQAFGDRITYSRKVFIPLTHLCRDTCGYCTFAWPPKGDIPAFMSIDEVVEVARQGQAAGCKEALFTLGDKPEERYPAARQWLDERGYDSTLAYLRAAAIAVIEQTGLIPHLNPGVMTWTELATLKPVSGSMGIMLESASLRLHEKGMPHHNCPDKVPAVRLQVLEDAGKHAIPFTSGILIGIGETATERVEALLALAATAKRYGHLQEVIVQNFRAKPDTAMRRAPEPSLDDLLATIAVARLLLPTKVHLQAPPNLSPADEARIAAAGIDDWGGVSPVTPDHVNPEAPWPHLDDLTDRTAQAGKVLTERLCVYPEFVRKPDPWLAGQMRVPVQDLATPEGLARTGHQPSPQTWQAPDMLAAGADDRWTAAEAGDGVTGWSRGQGTLRPDAGDVYGDTGLIAAETLSAARPPRDSARSWSSSARAEGLRDRASSLAEIQPILHRATAGTPPTQDEAEVLFAAEGEALDAVVRAADQVRRDRVGDTVTYVVNRNINFTNVCYVGCRFCAFAQRRDDPDAYTLSLDEVADRAEEAWAFGATEVCMQGGIHPDLPTDHYAQIIRAVKDRVPEMHVHAFSPMEVVTGATRSGVSIPVFVKELADAGLDTIPGTAAEILDDEVRWVLTKGKLPTSAWIEVMQAAHAQGIRSTATMMFGHVDEPRHWAAHLWLLRRLQLESHGAGHRGFTEFVPLPFVHEQSPIYLAGVARPGPSWTDTVKVHAIARLVLQGAIDNVQLSWVKLGTERAVELLNAGVNDLGGTLMEETISRMAGADHGVRKDPEELRAIAAAAGRPAAERTTDYSRIEPSGIRYQLVSPT
- a CDS encoding FtsX-like permease family protein; the encoded protein is MWLLLVRDLRFRRSRIILTSLGTGLVLTMVLIVTGISGGFDAAARDTVTTLHQGPWLLPEGVTGPFTSASAFPVSELGDLPPDVEATPTAITRSVALDENAVSQDVVLIGLPVGTIVGGQMVSELLITSEEAGFEGGSEITVGGRLANVADGVPGLTLFAGTPIVIAPLPFVQAAVFEGADVATAAFLSGRPVPAPRGFAVLSRDAVIADSLRSVSDANDTIAIVRVLLLLVAAILIGAVVYVSALERRREFALLKAVGARGRRLMVGVLTQALVIATIGSFIAVVLEVLLSGAFPMAVSVDGADYLTLAVITVISAAAASLVGLRHILGVRATDALDDR